Proteins from a single region of Mycoplasma leachii PG50:
- a CDS encoding MSC_0619 family F1-like ATPase alpha subunit, which translates to MNLKTNSKHTLPKISAIYDYIVEVKGEFDYKQQQIFTSKKNKEARLFLISATSDTAYLLANLQALKLTINDELELLDSTNEVFTSSEYFGKVIDIYGNIILPEQKTVVKKPEDISSEVFKLSHDLMKVQRLNEQLYTGLAAIDLLIPIGKGQRELIVGDRQTGKTHIALNTIINQSARNIKCVYVAIGQKKESISRIYNILQQHDALKNTIILDAPANSSYEQYLAPYIGMTHAENISNTNDVLIIFDDLTKHANIFREIALLSNRPVGKEAMPGDMFFAHSQLLERAGSYKNKKTITALPIIQTIDNDITSLIASNVISITDGQIVTSSKLFSQGILPAVDIDFSVSRTGGSVQDKTIRQIAGEINKTYRKYKRQLKLSMLDYNLNSEVSDLMYKGKMIDKLFTSKGFSIFSYNFILIMTKIINWSLIKDIKDEQKALKFIDELINNSNDGKKQFEIIKSGNNYDDKMMKNYFLFALKQYSDYVGLNWEIDNEYDFLSLDQSFLEKTAKKLGDK; encoded by the coding sequence ATGAATTTAAAAACAAATAGCAAACATACATTACCTAAAATTAGTGCAATTTATGATTACATTGTCGAAGTTAAAGGTGAGTTTGACTATAAACAACAACAAATTTTTACTTCTAAAAAAAATAAAGAAGCAAGATTATTTTTAATTAGTGCTACAAGTGACACTGCATATTTATTGGCTAATTTGCAAGCTTTAAAATTAACTATTAATGATGAATTAGAATTATTAGATAGTACAAATGAAGTCTTTACTTCAAGTGAATATTTTGGAAAAGTAATTGATATTTATGGAAATATCATTTTACCTGAACAAAAAACAGTAGTTAAAAAACCTGAAGATATTTCAAGTGAAGTTTTTAAATTAAGTCATGATTTAATGAAAGTTCAAAGATTAAATGAACAATTATATACTGGTTTAGCTGCTATTGATTTATTAATTCCAATTGGAAAGGGTCAACGTGAATTGATTGTTGGAGATCGCCAAACAGGTAAAACTCATATAGCTTTAAATACTATTATTAATCAATCTGCTAGAAATATTAAATGTGTATATGTTGCTATTGGTCAAAAAAAAGAAAGCATTTCAAGAATTTATAATATTTTACAACAACATGATGCTTTAAAAAACACAATTATACTTGATGCGCCTGCTAATAGTAGTTATGAACAATATTTAGCCCCATACATTGGAATGACACATGCTGAAAATATTTCAAATACCAATGATGTTTTAATTATTTTTGACGACTTAACAAAACATGCAAACATTTTTAGAGAAATTGCTTTATTAAGTAATCGTCCTGTTGGAAAAGAAGCAATGCCTGGTGATATGTTTTTTGCTCATTCTCAATTACTAGAACGTGCTGGATCATATAAAAATAAAAAGACTATCACAGCATTACCAATTATTCAAACTATTGATAATGATATTACTAGTTTAATTGCTTCAAATGTAATTTCTATTACTGATGGTCAAATTGTTACAAGTAGTAAATTGTTTTCTCAAGGAATTTTACCTGCTGTTGATATTGATTTTTCAGTTTCAAGAACTGGTGGAAGTGTACAAGACAAAACTATACGCCAAATAGCTGGTGAAATTAACAAGACATATAGAAAATATAAAAGACAATTAAAATTATCGATGCTAGATTATAACTTAAATAGTGAAGTTAGTGATTTAATGTATAAAGGTAAAATGATTGATAAATTGTTTACTTCAAAGGGATTTAGCATATTTTCATACAATTTTATTTTAATAATGACTAAAATCATTAATTGATCATTAATCAAGGATATTAAAGACGAACAAAAAGCTTTAAAATTTATTGATGAATTAATTAATAATAGTAATGATGGAAAAAAACAATTTGAAATTATCAAATCAGGAAATAATTATGATGATAAAATGATGAAAAATTACTTCTTATTTGCTTTAAAACAATATTCTGATTATGTTGGATTAAACTGAGAAATTGATAATGAATATGATTTCTTATCATTAGATCAAAGTTTTTTAGAAAAAACTGCTAAAAAGTTAGGAGATAAATAA
- a CDS encoding MOLPALP family lipoprotein has product MKKLIAMLSSFMMITTASLPIIACHVKEKKFDTNNSIANTHSTASLFAKEIILADQLKVNLNEIKNKNNNKSLSDLLKENNLTLENTDKSISNITTLNGLFDHYFVKDSYLSKDVLDSKIKLDNQTKKIKTPLFDEIFKLIGLGTSDIDKLSDDILKVLELTTNLNPMFLLSDFDSVNSTLKSFFQKVKPYLKDGLEKLSNTSIKFEDEVKAFQEKIDVNNKFKDLKVEDLDNAFYVSLSNAIGLSTVGSSYTPIELKTSEASKSLKQASEALTKALNGPAKPKNGQEWNIVAYILQSLQFLQIKLSLFEEARDYTPNSYTNLFSASKKNEEFIKSIYNSKTIKEVTKDKQSSINIKYIFSFIKKAVDELKDETKKDGFELQKLLGILFLTSNKVEYSEDSSKDDSKEYYDNSKAHPSLTILADLAKQALNEKLKPLLALISKETTDDQIQKVVDTLIQQLYKWISFTLSSLLTGENNLNKCLTTLFAKGLPVIIESIQKNTKLLPPEIAAQLGFLPFLLIPLINKVLAVAFPILYSGGEKPAVNSFKDLYAGQVFLVNKVNEMFKVFRKTLIKILTEVKVDTQSIPFATIRGFLTTLENGYDKIFKNVKEFNLKGLLTTPLNKINETWWKDQPISKSLQEQSITDILDSLLNDLDVKGNEKIDQVKDSNINLTSLTEVAKLMDNYTYKVKDINTSGKIHLLEILKNNPEKTLEILGWTFDKNNPIGKDSLIYALLTKVFNVNLDKKDDKSQNAINQISKIISTVNKSIEIKTNWNSVEISFEFKNQKKNKFNQLLSETVIAKVKNKNNNSQSKYTFIYQRDKQDKFKFTKITKE; this is encoded by the coding sequence ATGAAGAAATTAATTGCAATGTTATCTTCTTTTATGATGATAACAACTGCTAGTTTACCAATAATTGCCTGCCATGTTAAAGAAAAGAAATTTGACACTAATAATTCGATAGCAAATACTCACTCAACTGCTAGTTTATTTGCTAAAGAAATTATTTTAGCAGACCAACTAAAAGTTAACTTAAATGAAATTAAAAATAAAAACAATAATAAATCACTTAGTGATTTATTAAAAGAAAATAATTTAACATTAGAAAATACTGATAAGAGTATCAGTAATATAACAACATTAAATGGTCTTTTTGATCATTACTTTGTAAAAGATTCATATTTATCAAAAGATGTTTTAGATTCAAAAATTAAATTAGATAATCAAACTAAAAAAATAAAAACTCCTTTATTTGATGAAATTTTTAAATTAATTGGATTGGGAACAAGTGATATAGATAAATTAAGTGATGATATTTTAAAAGTATTGGAATTAACTACTAATTTAAATCCAATGTTTTTATTAAGTGATTTTGATTCAGTTAACAGTACTTTAAAATCGTTCTTTCAAAAAGTTAAGCCTTATTTAAAAGATGGACTAGAAAAATTGTCTAATACAAGTATTAAATTTGAAGATGAAGTTAAAGCTTTTCAAGAAAAAATTGATGTTAATAATAAATTTAAAGACTTAAAAGTTGAAGATTTAGATAATGCATTTTATGTAAGCTTATCTAATGCTATAGGTTTAAGCACAGTTGGATCTAGTTACACACCAATTGAATTAAAAACTAGTGAAGCTTCCAAGTCATTAAAGCAAGCTAGTGAAGCATTGACTAAAGCATTAAATGGTCCTGCAAAACCTAAAAATGGACAAGAATGAAATATTGTTGCTTATATTCTGCAATCTCTACAATTCTTACAAATAAAACTTAGCTTATTTGAAGAAGCAAGAGACTATACTCCTAACTCATATACTAATTTATTTAGCGCTTCTAAGAAAAATGAAGAATTTATTAAATCTATTTATAATAGTAAAACTATAAAAGAAGTTACTAAAGATAAACAATCATCTATTAATATAAAATACATTTTTTCATTTATTAAAAAAGCTGTTGATGAACTAAAAGATGAAACTAAAAAAGATGGGTTTGAACTACAAAAACTACTAGGAATTTTATTTTTAACATCAAATAAAGTTGAATATTCAGAAGATAGTTCTAAAGATGATTCAAAAGAATATTATGATAATAGCAAAGCTCATCCATCATTAACTATACTAGCTGACTTAGCAAAACAAGCATTAAATGAAAAACTTAAACCTTTGCTAGCATTAATATCAAAAGAAACTACTGATGATCAAATTCAAAAAGTTGTAGATACTTTAATTCAACAATTATATAAATGAATTTCGTTCACTTTAAGTAGTTTATTAACAGGAGAAAATAACTTAAATAAATGTCTAACAACATTATTTGCTAAGGGTTTACCTGTAATTATAGAAAGCATACAAAAAAATACTAAACTACTTCCACCTGAAATAGCAGCACAATTAGGTTTCTTACCATTTTTACTTATTCCATTAATAAATAAAGTTTTAGCAGTTGCATTTCCTATTTTATATAGCGGGGGTGAAAAACCTGCTGTAAATTCATTTAAAGATTTATATGCAGGACAAGTATTTTTAGTAAATAAAGTTAATGAAATGTTTAAAGTCTTTAGAAAAACATTAATTAAGATATTAACTGAAGTAAAAGTTGATACACAAAGTATTCCGTTTGCTACAATTAGAGGATTTTTAACTACATTAGAAAATGGTTATGACAAAATCTTTAAAAATGTTAAAGAATTTAACTTAAAGGGTTTACTAACTACTCCACTTAATAAAATAAATGAAACTTGATGAAAAGATCAACCAATTTCTAAATCATTACAAGAACAATCAATTACTGATATTTTAGATTCATTACTAAATGATTTAGATGTTAAAGGTAATGAAAAAATAGATCAAGTTAAAGATTCAAATATTAACTTAACAAGTTTAACTGAAGTTGCTAAATTAATGGATAACTATACTTATAAAGTTAAAGACATTAATACTAGTGGTAAAATACACTTACTAGAAATCCTAAAAAATAATCCAGAAAAAACTTTAGAAATTTTAGGTTGAACTTTTGATAAAAATAATCCAATAGGAAAAGATTCTTTAATTTACGCATTATTAACTAAAGTGTTTAATGTTAATTTAGATAAAAAAGATGATAAATCACAAAATGCTATAAACCAAATTTCTAAAATTATTTCAACAGTAAACAAATCAATAGAAATTAAAACAAATTGAAATAGTGTTGAAATTAGTTTTGAATTTAAAAATCAAAAGAAAAATAAATTTAACCAATTATTAAGTGAAACTGTCATTGCTAAAGTTAAAAATAAAAATAATAACTCTCAATCTAAATACACATTTATTTATCAGAGAGATAAACAAGACAAGTTTAAATTTACAAAAATTACAAAAGAATAA
- a CDS encoding MSC_0618 family F1-like ATPase beta subunit: MNGKILSISGDVIEVQFEPSNLPSINHLLTTHDNQTYLLVKSVINDTNIKAIIIYAYKQISLSDIIINTKKSFMVPVGNSAKNNIFSFTGISLNNPHNDKQEYVEMNSTINNKRELSSEFELIETGIKAIDFFIPIFKGFKLGIFGGAGVGKTVLMKEIIFNVNNKYKKTSNIFIGSGERSREGIELYDELTESNLMKNSTMFVSKMNESPGARMSIVPIGVTAAEYLRDVKKEDVLLFIDNIYRFIQAENEVSATLGKKPSVGGYQSTLESDVANIQDRLFKNKNGAITSFQTVFLPMDDLSDPSAVAVFNHLDSNLVLSRDQAAKNILPAFDPLASSSSSVDETLIGKKHFNAIIEVKRILKAYKDLEDVILILGFDELDAESKILVKKALQLENFFTQYFFMTEQFTKQKGQYVPLNETIDSVIRIIEGKYIKQSPEIFSYIGSALDLKTDEELGL; this comes from the coding sequence ATGAACGGAAAAATCTTAAGTATATCAGGTGATGTAATTGAAGTTCAATTTGAACCAAGTAATTTACCTTCAATTAATCACTTATTAACAACTCATGATAATCAAACATATTTACTAGTAAAAAGTGTTATTAATGACACTAATATTAAAGCAATCATCATTTATGCATATAAACAAATTTCATTAAGCGATATTATTATTAATACTAAGAAAAGCTTTATGGTTCCAGTTGGAAATAGTGCTAAAAACAATATTTTTAGTTTTACAGGAATTTCATTAAATAATCCTCATAATGATAAACAAGAATATGTTGAAATGAACTCAACTATTAATAATAAAAGAGAATTAAGTAGTGAATTTGAATTAATTGAAACTGGTATTAAAGCTATTGACTTTTTTATTCCTATTTTTAAAGGTTTTAAATTGGGAATTTTTGGTGGAGCTGGTGTTGGTAAAACAGTTTTAATGAAAGAAATTATTTTTAATGTTAATAACAAATATAAAAAGACTTCAAATATTTTTATTGGATCAGGTGAACGTTCAAGAGAAGGTATTGAACTTTATGATGAACTAACTGAATCTAATTTAATGAAAAATTCAACTATGTTTGTTTCTAAAATGAACGAATCTCCAGGAGCACGTATGTCAATTGTTCCAATTGGAGTTACTGCTGCTGAATATTTAAGAGATGTTAAAAAAGAAGATGTTTTATTATTTATTGATAATATTTATCGTTTTATTCAAGCAGAAAATGAAGTAAGTGCTACACTTGGTAAAAAACCTTCAGTTGGTGGATATCAATCTACTTTAGAAAGTGATGTTGCAAATATTCAAGATCGTTTATTTAAAAATAAAAATGGAGCTATTACTTCATTTCAAACTGTGTTCTTACCAATGGATGATTTAAGTGATCCATCAGCTGTAGCTGTATTTAATCACTTGGATTCAAATCTAGTTTTATCAAGAGATCAAGCTGCAAAAAACATTCTTCCAGCTTTTGATCCACTAGCAAGTTCTTCTAGTTCAGTTGATGAAACTTTAATTGGTAAAAAACACTTTAATGCAATTATTGAAGTTAAAAGAATTTTAAAAGCTTATAAAGATTTAGAAGATGTTATTTTAATTTTAGGATTTGATGAATTAGATGCTGAAAGTAAAATCTTAGTTAAAAAAGCTTTACAATTAGAAAACTTCTTTACTCAATATTTCTTTATGACTGAACAATTTACAAAACAAAAAGGTCAATATGTACCTTTAAATGAAACAATTGATAGTGTTATTAGAATTATTGAAGGTAAATATATTAAACAATCTCCTGAAATTTTTTCATATATTGGATCAGCTTTAGATTTAAAAACTGATGAAGAGTTAGGATTATAA
- a CDS encoding MSC_0620 family F1-like ATPase-associated subunit — MKKNKLLSKSYKIAILLLTAISGLSLTSLIKNVNQNNTVIRFYQDGSANSGSTSENGNNDTSNGNDNTTNSTDPLTPKISDQFDTFKEKAEKSIKETLEKVQKKAIETIEQELGKLKKLDESTEKSEQYFKNLQKRVYLTELKKHFSNKDEFEKEASKYGFDITFPKVIANDKKVDTAIVKFNGKTYNNIKVSPDEAERDYTKVVEKDKQDGVEKNKKEQENVITSHRFDALLSNYSQSLLSKLKDIIYKEEQDLPEFGKDIFFSQKNSNESNTSTNESGNTTNIDGYTIVLKKEHKTWQDYIKTKIKNRFVDFDLNQNQAFQFNTQTSNSSKPTPPNLPDINKKPLDPTEKRDQNSVEYAEQLPRLQPILRWSYADKDKSSIKSTFNASTEEKEPIFFFINPVNTRFKYHVTSLNDDGTAVVKIKDQVKDVERTYYTSKLTYNADPRFTFILENLSKKIEAKFLQLYKALLLDEKINYVDLNNDHLQTSLFGLVNLATRIVSDTKYSHNVLYNIATSKYQSLNDISSDDDYASWINKVSNQAFSRLLHAISASQLNNQNNPWTVLTAGFKSVQEIYQELARVSGTREAIIKKANEFNIDLKHLDQLYDYLDTSILKAQTSANQIGKALNILSWYDDFTNHIKDTSEHSALLKVLTDTSEIKNNEEKVKEFQESYQSAIKKLEDNNRENKRPLIIISSLFIALSLLFIIANTLVFLIKAKRSNNKNAKLTFIISTTISTIITISSIILLIIGLKG; from the coding sequence ATGAAAAAAAATAAATTATTATCTAAATCATATAAAATAGCTATTCTCCTTTTAACAGCAATTAGTGGTTTAAGTTTAACATCACTAATTAAAAATGTTAATCAAAATAATACTGTTATTAGATTCTATCAAGATGGTAGCGCAAATAGTGGATCTACTAGTGAAAATGGAAATAATGACACAAGTAATGGAAATGATAATACTACAAATTCTACAGATCCATTAACACCTAAAATTTCAGATCAATTTGATACTTTTAAAGAAAAAGCAGAAAAAAGCATTAAAGAAACTTTAGAAAAAGTTCAAAAAAAGGCAATTGAAACTATTGAACAAGAATTAGGCAAATTAAAAAAATTAGATGAAAGCACTGAAAAATCAGAACAATATTTTAAAAATTTGCAAAAAAGAGTTTATTTAACTGAATTAAAAAAGCATTTTAGTAATAAAGATGAATTTGAGAAGGAAGCATCAAAATATGGTTTTGATATTACTTTTCCTAAAGTTATAGCAAATGATAAAAAAGTAGATACAGCTATAGTTAAATTTAATGGTAAAACATACAATAATATAAAGGTATCACCTGACGAAGCAGAAAGAGATTATACAAAAGTAGTTGAAAAAGATAAACAAGATGGTGTTGAAAAAAATAAAAAAGAACAAGAAAATGTTATAACTAGTCATAGATTTGATGCTTTATTGAGTAATTATTCACAAAGTTTGTTATCTAAATTAAAAGATATTATTTATAAAGAAGAACAGGATTTACCAGAATTTGGTAAAGACATATTTTTTAGTCAAAAAAATTCAAATGAATCTAATACTTCAACAAATGAATCTGGTAATACAACAAATATTGATGGTTATACTATTGTGTTGAAAAAAGAGCACAAAACTTGACAAGATTATATTAAAACTAAAATTAAAAATAGATTTGTTGATTTTGATTTAAATCAAAATCAAGCTTTTCAGTTTAACACTCAAACTAGTAATTCAAGTAAACCAACCCCACCAAATCTTCCTGACATAAATAAAAAACCATTAGATCCAACAGAAAAAAGAGATCAAAATTCAGTTGAATATGCTGAACAACTTCCAAGATTACAACCAATTTTAAGATGAAGCTATGCAGATAAGGACAAAAGTTCTATAAAAAGTACTTTTAATGCATCTACTGAAGAAAAAGAACCTATTTTTTTCTTTATTAATCCTGTTAACACAAGATTTAAATATCATGTTACTTCACTAAATGATGATGGAACAGCTGTTGTTAAAATTAAAGACCAAGTAAAAGACGTTGAAAGAACTTATTATACATCTAAATTAACTTATAATGCAGATCCTAGATTTACCTTTATTTTAGAAAATTTATCTAAAAAAATCGAAGCAAAATTCTTACAACTTTATAAAGCCTTATTATTAGATGAAAAAATTAATTATGTAGATTTGAACAATGATCATTTACAAACTAGTTTATTTGGTTTAGTAAATTTAGCTACTAGAATAGTTAGTGATACTAAATACTCACATAATGTTTTATATAATATAGCAACTAGTAAATATCAATCATTAAATGATATTAGTAGTGATGATGATTATGCTAGTTGAATTAATAAAGTATCAAATCAAGCGTTTTCAAGATTATTACATGCAATTAGTGCTTCACAATTAAATAATCAAAATAATCCATGAACAGTTCTTACAGCTGGATTTAAAAGTGTTCAAGAAATTTATCAAGAACTAGCAAGAGTTAGTGGTACTAGAGAAGCAATTATTAAAAAAGCTAATGAATTTAATATAGACCTAAAACATCTAGATCAATTATATGACTATTTAGACACTTCAATATTAAAAGCACAAACTAGTGCAAATCAAATTGGTAAGGCTTTAAATATTTTAAGTTGATATGATGATTTTACAAATCATATTAAAGATACTTCTGAACACTCAGCTTTATTAAAAGTTTTAACTGATACTTCAGAAATTAAAAATAATGAAGAAAAAGTTAAAGAGTTTCAAGAAAGTTATCAAAGTGCTATTAAAAAACTAGAAGATAATAATAGAGAAAATAAAAGACCTTTAATAATTATTAGTTCATTATTTATTGCTCTTTCATTATTGTTCATTATAGCAAACACTTTAGTATTTCTAATTAAAGCAAAACGTAGTAATAATAAAAATGCTAAATTAACATTTATTATTTCAACTACAATTTCAACAATTATTACTATATCTTCAATTATTTTATTAATAATAGGATTGAAAGGATAA